Sequence from the Rhodococcus jostii RHA1 genome:
ACTCACTGACTGGATCGAGGACCCCGCTGTCGCGTTGAGGACGTTTATCGATCTCGAGCGCTTCGGATTTCGATACATCGACCGCATTTCCAGTCTGGTAGCTGCCGAGTACGTCGCTGAGCTCGACCGACGCCAGAACCAGGCAAGAGCCGAACGCGCCGATCTTGTGCGGGCACTGCTCGCTGGGGAACGCGTCGACATCGCTCGCGCCGAACGTGTGCTCAGCCACCGGTTCACCGGTCGGCAGATCGGTTTCGTGTGCTGGGTCGACGACCGCGGCGTCGACCTCGAGGGATTCGCTCGGCAGGTTGGAAGGTTCCTTGGGGCCGGTCACTCACTCGTCGTGGCGGACGGCCCACTCGCGGTGTGGGGATGGGCATCGATCACGGGGGACGTGAGAACTTCGCTCACGGGCATGGCGACTGAGTTTCCCGGCGAACGCGAAAACGTTCACATCGCGGTGGGCTCACCCCATCCGGGGGCAGCCGGTTTCCGCACCTCCCACCTCGAGGCTCTACGCACTCGCCGAATCATCGAACTATCCGGTCGCGCGGCGCCATCGATCACCCAGTTCAGCGATGTTGCGTTGGTAGACGCCATCTCGCGCGACCTGGATGCGGCGCGGGCCTTCGTCGCCGCTCAGCTCGGCGCTCTCGCACGGGACGACGCAAAAGAGCGCAGCGAGCGCGCCGCGCTCCTGGCTGTTCTCGACGCGCAAGGGAGTCTGGCGACCGCAGCGAGCACCTTGGGAATCCACCGGAACACGGTCCTGCAAAGGGTGCGTCGTGCCGAAGAGCGCAGGGGCCGGCCCGCAACGATCAACATCGCCGAACTACACGCAGCGCTGACCGTCTGCAATGTGCTGGGGGCCTCGGTGTTGCACGGGTCAGAGCCTCGCTGACCGGCGCCCGAGCACGGAGAATGTGCTGACAGCACACCGGAGAGGGCTGGGAAGGCCTTGTCGACCGATACCGGCCGGATCTAGGTTGTGAGGAATCTCATCCCGAAGCGCGAAGGAGGAGTCCGATGTCGACTACGACTCGAGCACCCCAACCCCCAGCAGCGGCCTCGCAGCACTCCTTGCCTGATCCGGGCGAGCAGGTTCCCACGCTGTCCTGGCCGATAGTCGGCATCGGCACATCTGCGCTTGCGCTCTTCGGCCTCTCGACCTGGGCCGCGCTCACCGACACGTTGCCTGCGATCGCCACCATCGCCGCGAGCTCCGCAGCAATCTTCGTCCTGTTCACCGTGCTGCACGACGCCTCGCATTACTCGATCAGCTCACATCGCTGGGTCAACGTCGCCTTCGGTCGCGTGGCAATGTTCTTCGTCTCGCCTCTGATTTCATTCAGATCTTTCGCGTTCATCCATATCGAGCACCATCGCAACACCAACGACGGTAAGTCCGATCCCGATCACTTCGTCAGCGCCTCACCCTGGTGGCAGCTGCCCATCCGCTTCCCGGCCATGGACCTGCCATACATCAGTTTCCTGGTACGCAACCTGCGTCGCCGACCACGCGCCGAGATTCTCGAAACGGCGTCGTTGATGACCCTTTCGGTGACCGTCATCGCCTCGGCCGCCTTCACCGGACATCTGTGGACGCTCGCGCTGATCTACCTGATCCCCGAACGGGTCGCGATGTTCGTGCTCGCCTGGTGGTTCGACTGGCTACCCCACCACGACCTCGAAGACACCCAACGTGAGAACCGCTACCGCGCGACCCGCAACCGCGTCGGCTCAGAATGGATCCTGACTCCCCTGCTCTTGTCGCAGAACTACCACCTGGTCCACCACTTACACCCCTCCGTCCCCTTCTACCGCTACGTCGCGGCCTGGCAACGCAATGAGGCCGCCTACCTCGAGCGCGACTCGGCAATAAGCACCGTCTTTGGGCAACAGCTCGACGCCACGCAGTACCAGGAGTGGAAACGCCTCAACGGCACACTCGCTGCACTGCTCCCAGTCCGAATGCCGCCTGCCTCCGCGGCACGCCATGCCAGCACCCACCCGATCCCTGTCACAAGCGTCGAGCCGCTGACCCCAGACAGCGTCAAAGTCACTTTCGACGTCCCCGATCACCTCAGCGACCAGTTCCACTTCCAGGCCGGCCAACACCTGACCGTGCGACACCGCATCGGCGGACAGCAGGTGCGACGAAACTACTCGATCTGCACCTCCGCCACCTCGGGAGAACTGTCGATCGGAGTACGCCACATCCCCGGCGGGAAGTTCTCGAGCTTCGCGGTCGACA
This genomic interval carries:
- a CDS encoding PucR family transcriptional regulator; the protein is MEALEPAHGAEAGRGIAAYLLANVSSLADDMLRYIAERIPEVGGDAELRGLTLGSCSSNLEAVLSMVRHGIDVAAAEAPVTALEHARAMASRGHSVDVMLRFYRLGHEYFTEKLSDSLTDWIEDPAVALRTFIDLERFGFRYIDRISSLVAAEYVAELDRRQNQARAERADLVRALLAGERVDIARAERVLSHRFTGRQIGFVCWVDDRGVDLEGFARQVGRFLGAGHSLVVADGPLAVWGWASITGDVRTSLTGMATEFPGERENVHIAVGSPHPGAAGFRTSHLEALRTRRIIELSGRAAPSITQFSDVALVDAISRDLDAARAFVAAQLGALARDDAKERSERAALLAVLDAQGSLATAASTLGIHRNTVLQRVRRAEERRGRPATINIAELHAALTVCNVLGASVLHGSEPR
- a CDS encoding fatty acid desaturase, with product MSTTTRAPQPPAAASQHSLPDPGEQVPTLSWPIVGIGTSALALFGLSTWAALTDTLPAIATIAASSAAIFVLFTVLHDASHYSISSHRWVNVAFGRVAMFFVSPLISFRSFAFIHIEHHRNTNDGKSDPDHFVSASPWWQLPIRFPAMDLPYISFLVRNLRRRPRAEILETASLMTLSVTVIASAAFTGHLWTLALIYLIPERVAMFVLAWWFDWLPHHDLEDTQRENRYRATRNRVGSEWILTPLLLSQNYHLVHHLHPSVPFYRYVAAWQRNEAAYLERDSAISTVFGQQLDATQYQEWKRLNGTLAALLPVRMPPASAARHASTHPIPVTSVEPLTPDSVKVTFDVPDHLSDQFHFQAGQHLTVRHRIGGQQVRRNYSICTSATSGELSIGVRHIPGGKFSSFAVDTLRAGDVLELMTPTGSFGAPLDPLARHHYVAVAAGSGITPILSILRTTMEIETESRFTLFYGNRTAESTMFAAELDELESRYADRLRILHIRSAQAHHPAPLRGRIDLAMVHRLLAIDLTSIDRWYLCGPSELATTIRDDLATEKVPTERIHLELFRGTNRPTQVDDFPASEVTITLSGANHTVQLAPGETVLESALKNNIDAPYACLGGACGTCRARVTTGAVSMEQNFALQTAETEAGFILTCQSHPTTPTVAVDYDS